CTTCAATTGATTAACCCTAGGACTTATACCCAACTTTTACTACGACTTCTTATACCCGGGTACAGGTGTGGCCAGTAGCCTGTTTTACccgttttttctcattttttctgagaaacaagttattttttttaatgcaatgttgtAGCTGACTGTCTTACGAACATTTTAAGTAGttataaacatatatgtatttgtagctTGCTTCTAAGAATTGCGCGCATTCTAAGTTATTTCTAAGAAGTCAATAATTTCTATTGTTGTTAGAATCTTTAGAATACAACCTTTTTCGCGCACTCTTAATTATTTAGAAGAAGACGTTATATTGTACCCTTGCTAGAATTTGCTGACAAACAACATTTGATATAATCCAACTACCTGGCAGGTAAGAAATGCTTCCAGAAACTTGAGAGTTGCAGCTATATAAACGGCAGTTTTGCGagtttatattcattgtaaggCGTTCTTTTGAAGTGTGAAGTTGATTTATATATGTGAAAATAACaagtcaaaaaatttaaaatattacaacatGGATAGCAGAAGGAACATGGAATATTTGTCTTCGAATCAATATATGTGGTAAATACAAATAActcaaatataatttcataaatggaataaaaattaattatttttatatagattATCTGACGCTGAAAAAGAGCAGTACATACAAAACCTGTTTGACGAAATCTCAGACgatgaattatttgaattttccgaCCCTGAAGGGGATGAAAGCGAACAAGTAGCAGTAGCAGATGGCGTGGTTGAATCGGATGTAGAATACCCTGATTACACAATTGACAATGCCCAGGTAGATGAGGCTGATTACGAAGAATCTGACAATGAATCCGATGCTGCAGATGATTCTGAGGAGATTAATTTGCGTGCAGCTGAATTCGTAGCACGTGATGGTACCATATGGGGCTCACAGCCACGACTTGCACGCCAAACtaggcaacaaaatattttgcgacAGCGAAGTGGGCCCGCAAGATCAACTACTATGATGTCAATAGTCAATATTATAGTATGCTGCACCAACAAAAAAGGAGAAGCTACATATGCGGAATTAAACGCAAAACATCCAGAGGCGGAACCAAAAACATGGAAGAAGGTTACTTTGAGCGAAATGTATGCGTTCATTGGAGTGCTTATTATGACTGGCGCTAACTGCAGCAATGCCGAATGTGCGCCGGACTTGTGGTCGGTGGAAAATTGTCCATTATATCGTGCGTCAGTGGGCATTAACCGCTTTCAGGCCATACTGTGGTTTATAAGGTTTGACGATGGCAACACACGGGCACACCGTTTGGTAACTGACAAAGCTGCACCAATATCCGAGCTGTGGACCATGATGAACTACAACTCTGAGCAGTCATATAAGCCAAGTGAATATCTAACGGTAGACGAGCAGCTCTTTCCATATCGTGACCGCACCCGTTTCACGCAATACATCCCATCGAAACCGGCAAAATATGGCATCAAAGTGTGGTGGGTATGTGATGCCAAAAACGCATATCCATTgtatggacaaatatatactggtcAAGCACCTACGGGACGGGAAACTAACCAGGGTGAACACGTGGTGAAGGATTTAGTAAGCCGCTTTCATGGAACCGCTCGAAATATAacgatggacaatttttttacatccctAAATCTACTGCAAAGCTTGTCATCCATGAATTTGACGGCAGTTGGAACTCTGCGGAAAAATAAGCCCTACATACCAAAGGAGATGTTGGCACGCAAAGATCGTGCAGAGGCGTCAAGTACATTCGGTTTTAGGCCCAACATATCCATATGCTCCTATGTGCCGAAAAAACAAGGCAGTTATATTACTATCATCAATGCATGACGATGATCACAGTTTTATAACAAGACAAAAAGAGGAGTGGACGTGATGGACCAATTGCTTAGAGAATATACTTGCCAAAGGATGACAAAGCGTTGGCCGTTGTCCCTATTCTTCAATATGATTGATTTGACGGCATTGGCAGCGTACATCATATATTATGAGAATAATCCCAACATCAGGTGCACCAATGCGAAGCGTAAGAGATTTCTTCGCCAGCTCGCCAAGGAACTCTCTATGCCCATAATTGAAGAGCGGTCGGTGAATCAGCAAGTGATGCGGAACTTCAACACAAAAATTGCAGTCGCGAGTTTCATAAGTACGGCCTTGCAAAGAAGTGCTGACAATAGGCCATCAACGTCTGCAGCTGCTGGTGCTAAACCAAAGAAATAGCAGGTTGGAAGCTGTTTTCTCTGCTACATCCATGACCAACACAGAAGACGAACGAGTAACATGTGCAGAATATGTCAGCGCCCAATACGCATACAGCATTCTTCAAATACATTTACATGtaataattgtgaaaataatgaagacaattgaataatataaatttgtttgcatatttagttataagaaataatcaataaaacaatattttatatagaaaataataaataaaaatgtttttccttaaaaaaatgagaaaaaacgagaaaaaaagcTACTGGCCACACCTGTACCCGGGTATAAGAAGTCGTAGGTGTCAACTTTGAAAGCTTATATCTCATCAATGCATGGACCTAGCATTACAAATAAGACACCAATCGACGTATATTTACTTCGTTTTcctatatcaaaaatcaaaaatcaaatcaatatCTTTTGCGATTTAGGAGCTACATCGTTCCAAAGTAGCTACTGGCCACACCTGTACTTGGGTATAAGTCCTAGGGTTAAATAAAGTAATATTCGCGGGCCCTTGATCGCAAATCATAACTTTTATATTCAGTCCAATTTTCGTTATTGCGGAAATGTTACTCATCACAATTTGATGTAACTCTGCACCATTGAAACCATTTTGGGAAATATAGTAGGAAAATACATACTTCCACTTAGAGCACAACGCCTTaaccataaaaaaacaacatttgttcCCTATTCTGCTTTGACGTTGGCTTTTCCCAGGGTCCACAAACCTATCAATTATATCCttacttttattataagtaAGATCCGGCCTGATGCTAAtatcatcaaataataaaatgcatatgcgTTCTGTTGTTAACGACATTGGCATCGAAACCTGGAACAACATACCTGATGGGGCGCCAACGCAAAAGAGATGATTTGTGTGGTAAACaaaaacctagatcgtcacgcataaaaGAATATGCTTTAGTGCACATATAGTTCAAATTTTGTGCCAATGCCTTTTCGTCCATTATACCAACCTTTTTTGGTACTGCCgatcatttttgcaaaagttaaaGCATCGCTGCTACAACTTTCTTCCGCAATTATTGCACTCTTCAACAactcagaatatttattttttaggtcattattatctttttcaagctcctcaatacgtttatttaatttgaccGCGTTGCTCTGATAATAGCGAGCAGACTGAGCAAATCGTTTGCGAGTGGTTGTGGTTTCTAAGTCCACGCAGATCTGATTACTATAACTAGCCTGCCTGAATATTTCTCACACTCTT
The Anastrepha ludens isolate Willacy chromosome X, idAnaLude1.1, whole genome shotgun sequence DNA segment above includes these coding regions:
- the LOC128869381 gene encoding piggyBac transposable element-derived protein 1-like, whose product is MMSIVNIIVCCTNKKGEATYAELNAKHPEAEPKTWKKVTLSEMYAFIGVLIMTGANCSNAECAPDLWSVENCPLYRASVGINRFQAILWFIRFDDGNTRAHRLVTDKAAPISELWTMMNYNSEQSYKPSEYLTVDEQLFPYRDRTRFTQYIPSKPAKYGIKVWWVCDAKNAYPLYGQIYTGQAPTGRETNQGEHVVKDLVSRFHGTARNITMDNFFTSLNLLQSLSSMNLTAVGTLRKNKPYIPKEMLARKDRAEASSTFGFRPNISICSYVPKKQGSYITIINA